Proteins encoded together in one Impatiens glandulifera chromosome 1, dImpGla2.1, whole genome shotgun sequence window:
- the LOC124922629 gene encoding LOB domain-containing protein 30-like — MSANPCTGGGASSGGTSSGGGGGGGGGGGGGGGGPCGACKFLRRKCVAGCIFAPYFDTDQGAAHFAAVHKVFGASNVSKLLLHIPVHKRPDAVVTICYEAQARLRDPIYGCVAHIFSLQQQVVNLQTELSYLQAHISTLELSPPMQPMQTPQLTPSPLSLSDLPSSSFPAMYDLSSLFDIPILSQQSNLWGMNQHQMGHRAPVNVVSSSGGVGGGSGGGGGGGGAGGGSGGGGGEDLQALARELLQRHGCQVATSGTKIVQTMPPHSK; from the exons ATGAGTGCAAACCCATGCACCGGCGGCGGTGCCAGCTCCGGCGGAACTAGCAGCGGCGGCGGAGGaggaggcggcggcggcggcggtggtggtggtggtggtccATGTGGTGCATGTAAGTTCTTGAGGAGAAAGTGTGTGGCTGGATGTATATTCGCACCTTACTTTGATACCGACCAAGGAGCAGCACATTTTGCGGCGGTTCACAAAGTTTTCGGAGCTAGCAACGTTTCCAAGCTGCTACTACATATTCCTGTTCATAAACGACCAGATGCAGTTGTTACTATTTGCTATGAAGCTCAGGCTCGACTTAGAGACCCTATCTATGGCTGCGTTGCTCATATCTTTTCCCTTCAACAAcag GTTGTGAATCTACAAACAGAGCTTTCGTACTTACAAGCTCATATATCGACTCTAGAGCTTTCGCCTCCGATGCAACCTATGCAAACGCCCCAGCTAACTCCTTCTCCTCTATCATTGTCGGACCTCCCTTCGAGTTCGTTTCCAGCCATGTATGATTTGTCATCGCTATTCGATATTCCTATATTGTCTCAACAATCTAATTTGTGGGGGATGAATCAGCACCAAATGGGACATAGAGCTCCGGTTAATGTTGTGTCTTCGTCTGGCGGCGTTGGAGGTGGAAgcggtggtggtggtggcggtGGTGGTGCTGGTGGTGGCAGCGGTGGTGGTGGAGGTGAAGATCTTCAAGCATTGGCTAGGGAGTTACTTCAGAGACATGGGTGTCAAGTTGCGACATCAGGAACAAAAATTGTGCAAACAATGCCACCTCATTCTAAATGA